A window from Pseudomonas alloputida encodes these proteins:
- a CDS encoding aspartate aminotransferase family protein has product MSTASSLARVVPASVPQPLYEFTDSPLLQRQQQQESNARSYPRRIPLALRRARGIHVEDVEGRQFIDCLAGAGTLALGHNHPVVVEAIQRVLADELPLHTLDLTTPVKDRFVQDLFGILPEALRREAKVQFCGPTGTDAVEAALKLVRTATGRSTVLAFQGAYHGMSQGALNLMGSHGPKQPLGALLGNGVQFMPYPYDYRCPFGLGGEAGVKANLHYLENLLLDPESGVPLPAAVILEVVQGEGGVVPADIEWLKGVRRITEQAGVALIVDEIQSGFARTGRMFAFEHAGIVPDVVTLSKAIGGSLPLAVVVYRDWLDTWKPGAHAGTFRGNQMAMAAGSAVINYLVEHRLAEHAEAMGQRLRGHLQRLQRDYPQLGDIRGRGLMLGVELVDPQGQPDALGHPPANRDLAPKVQRECLKRGLILELGGRHGAVVRFLPPLIISAEQIDEVAQRFSAAVAAAVGSV; this is encoded by the coding sequence ATGTCCACCGCTTCCAGCCTTGCCCGGGTTGTACCGGCCAGCGTGCCGCAACCCTTGTACGAATTCACCGATTCGCCTTTGCTGCAACGCCAGCAACAGCAGGAATCCAACGCCCGCAGCTACCCGCGGCGTATCCCGCTGGCGCTCAGGCGTGCCCGTGGCATCCACGTCGAAGACGTCGAAGGCCGCCAGTTCATCGACTGCCTGGCCGGTGCCGGCACCCTGGCCCTGGGCCACAACCACCCGGTGGTGGTCGAGGCGATCCAGCGGGTGCTGGCTGACGAGTTGCCGCTGCACACCTTGGACCTGACCACCCCGGTCAAGGACCGCTTCGTCCAGGACCTGTTCGGCATCCTGCCCGAGGCGCTGCGCCGCGAGGCCAAGGTGCAGTTCTGTGGCCCGACCGGCACTGATGCAGTCGAGGCTGCGCTCAAGCTGGTGCGCACCGCCACCGGCCGCAGCACCGTGCTGGCCTTCCAGGGCGCCTACCATGGCATGAGCCAAGGCGCGCTGAACCTGATGGGCAGCCATGGGCCGAAGCAGCCACTGGGGGCCTTGCTCGGCAACGGCGTGCAGTTCATGCCTTACCCGTACGACTACCGCTGCCCGTTCGGCCTGGGCGGTGAGGCCGGGGTCAAGGCCAACCTGCATTACCTGGAAAACCTGCTGCTCGATCCGGAAAGCGGCGTGCCGCTGCCCGCCGCCGTGATCCTCGAAGTGGTGCAGGGTGAGGGCGGGGTGGTTCCGGCCGACATCGAATGGCTCAAGGGCGTGCGGCGCATTACCGAGCAGGCGGGCGTGGCGTTGATCGTCGACGAGATCCAGAGCGGCTTCGCCCGTACCGGGCGCATGTTTGCCTTCGAGCACGCCGGTATCGTGCCTGATGTGGTCACCTTGTCCAAAGCCATCGGTGGCAGCCTGCCGCTGGCGGTAGTGGTCTATCGCGACTGGCTGGACACCTGGAAGCCAGGTGCGCATGCCGGTACCTTCCGCGGCAACCAGATGGCCATGGCCGCGGGCTCGGCGGTGATCAACTACCTGGTCGAGCATCGCCTGGCCGAGCATGCCGAGGCCATGGGGCAGCGGTTGCGTGGGCATTTGCAGCGCCTGCAGCGGGACTATCCGCAGTTGGGTGATATCCGTGGCCGTGGCTTGATGCTGGGTGTGGAACTGGTCGACCCACAAGGCCAGCCGGATGCTCTGGGCCACCCACCGGCTAATCGCGACTTGGCGCCGAAGGTGCAGCGCGAGTGCCTCAAGCGCGGGCTGATCCTGGAGTTGGGTGGGCGGCATGGGGCGGTGGTGCGTTTCCTGCCGCCGTTGATCATCAGTGCCGAGCAGATCGACGAGGTTGCCCAGCGCTTCAGCGCTGCAGTCGCCGCCGCCGTAGGCAGCGTTTGA
- a CDS encoding TauD/TfdA family dioxygenase: MSVLAGIKARPLMPERGALPLLIEAPEPGLGLLDVFDELKAIVDGHLDQCGGVLLRGFDVGGVTAFREFAQAFGHPLLNYEFGSTPRSNVTQGVYTSTEYPAHQSIPLHNEQAYSLDWPMRIWFYSVIAAQTGGETPIADSREVFRRMPADIRERFASKRLMYVRNYGNGLDVSWEQVFNTEDRSVVEAYCRAHHIDWEWKDDGELRTRQVCQAVATHPWTGDQVWFNQAHLFHVSNLPAEVRESLLEIVDEEDLPRNVYYGDGTPIENEVLERIRAVLDDCAISFPWQENDVLMLDNMLAAHARAPFTGPRKVVVAMAQGHREAAL, encoded by the coding sequence ATGAGTGTACTTGCCGGGATCAAGGCGCGGCCATTGATGCCCGAACGGGGCGCTTTACCGCTGCTGATCGAAGCGCCCGAACCGGGGCTTGGCTTGCTGGACGTCTTTGACGAACTCAAGGCTATCGTCGATGGCCACCTCGACCAGTGCGGCGGGGTACTGCTGCGTGGTTTCGACGTGGGCGGAGTCACGGCCTTTCGCGAATTCGCCCAGGCCTTCGGCCACCCGCTGCTCAACTACGAGTTCGGCTCGACGCCGCGCAGCAATGTTACCCAAGGGGTCTACACCTCCACGGAGTACCCCGCGCACCAGAGCATCCCGCTGCACAACGAGCAGGCCTACAGCCTCGACTGGCCGATGCGGATTTGGTTCTACAGTGTGATCGCCGCTCAGACTGGCGGTGAAACGCCAATTGCCGACAGCCGTGAAGTGTTCCGGCGCATGCCGGCCGACATACGCGAGCGCTTTGCCAGCAAGCGCCTGATGTATGTGCGCAACTACGGCAATGGCCTTGATGTGAGTTGGGAGCAGGTGTTCAACACCGAGGACCGCAGCGTAGTGGAGGCCTATTGCCGCGCGCACCACATCGACTGGGAATGGAAGGACGACGGTGAGCTGCGCACGCGCCAGGTCTGCCAGGCCGTGGCCACGCACCCCTGGACGGGGGATCAGGTATGGTTCAATCAGGCCCACCTGTTCCATGTCTCCAACCTACCGGCCGAGGTGCGCGAAAGCCTGCTGGAAATCGTCGACGAGGAAGACTTGCCGCGCAACGTCTACTACGGCGACGGCACACCGATCGAGAACGAAGTGCTCGAACGCATTCGCGCTGTGCTGGACGATTGCGCGATCAGTTTCCCCTGGCAGGAAAACGACGTGCTGATGCTCGACAACATGCTCGCGGCGCACGCCCGGGCACCGTTCACCGGGCCACGCAAAGTGGTCGTGGCCATGGCTCAGGGGCACCGCGAAGCGGCGCTTTGA
- a CDS encoding non-ribosomal peptide synthetase has translation MNAQDSLKLARRFIELPAAKRRLFLDAMRGEGVDFALLPIAPGVEVAARDALSYAQQRMWFAWRLDAKSAAYNLPMAVKLKGPIAPEALQQALDTLVARHESLRTLFPEVDDQPRQRVQAQASIRGEMLDLSHLQGEAQAQQVEAACAAESAAPFDLAAGPLMRVRLLRTSATEHLLLITLHHIIADGWSLGILIDELVRLYDAAVAGQASALAPLAIQYRDFALWQRSWLEAGEQARQLEYWLDHLGNDHPVLQLPSDHLRPALPSYRGERLELQIDAALAQRLQALARRHNVTLFVVLLAAFKTLLYRYSGQSRVRVGVPIANRNRSEVEGLIGCFINTQVLQTDIDPTQGGAHLLSQVKACAAQAQSHQDVPFDQLVEALGLERTGGVSPLFQVLFNHQSMVTDVATVRTASGLELEKLELRKSTARFDLTLDTVEVAGQLRAAFTFALDLFERDTVEAMGRDWLSLLAALSRDDVAALGDWPLAGAPVAAPQVLPYAGPLLHQRVTAFAKAQPQRIAVVSADGSLSYGELDARADQLCAQLQAHGVVADQPVGLIAERSVNLLVGLLAILKAGGAYVPLEPGQPQQRMAFMLRDAQIKVLLRAEDEPGPAIGGVQCLALNAAGGEAGVPVAVHSGNLAYVIYTSGTTGMPKGVAVSHGALANYLEGLSERIALGDLEHFAMVSTPAADLGHTMLFGALWAGKTVHLLQREAVLDADGFAAYLSANHVDALKIVPSHLGALLDACADASVLPQRCLVLGGEACPPALLARIGTLRPGLKVLNHYGPTETTVGVLTAELAAGEVTHLGSPLRNSRVQVLDATLQAVPGMAKGELCIAGAGLARGYLARPGLTAERFVPDAHGEPGARLYRTGDVVQRDRQGRLLYLGRVDHQLKIRGYRVEPGEIEACLQGLPDVDKAVVRATGQDGSLQLLAYLVAPRLLARERDAEAAQEAVQQALKLHVQAHMVPARVLFLDSLPLTANGKVDLARLPLPDQQHPVASHTPAQTPLQIDLANLWQEVLGCPQVGLDDNFFALGGHSLMATQIVSRARRQLGLDIPLRLLFDTADLRSFSHRVSQLGEVADAPIQVLDRQAWLPVSHAQYRQWLFWKIHPHSSAYHTPMAVRITGALDREALAQAFSALVSRHESLRTCFEEQQGVPGLRVHANLAVTLEQQQAQAFDPAQLLQQLQADIQQPFDLANGPLIRMKLYQRGEQEHLLLVTLHHIVSDGWSMGVMVRECIAVYNHHAAGAAQPDFAPLPVQYADYASWQRERLSEGQMQAQLGYWQAHLEDDFAVLQLPADRPRPELQSYRGGRLDVRLPAQLTADLRRLAVRCNATLFHVFLASFGLLLARYSGNEKINIGVPMTNRNRLELEGLIGFFVNTVVLRLSVDYSVSFEQLLAHTKEISLQAQANKDLPFDALVEALQPERGMGYNPLFQVMYNHLRDLGEQVTGQSLNGLQVEEVDLDEGTAQFDLSLDTVERSDGVLATFTYAVDLFDPSRIQRMATHWLNLLQALCAQPHVCVDRLALATADERRLVERDWCQGPAEQLSDTAVARQFEAQVLRAPDAVAVIHEGQAWSYAELNRRANRLAHRLQALGAGPEVLIGVALERGLGMVAGLLAILKVGAAYVPLDPDYPAERLAYMIEDSGLALLLTQASLSEQLAVPACVTQVCLDALLEDGDASNPQVAIDPATLAYVMYTSGSTGRPKGVAITQGALSQHAQVSLGFFNLKPSDRILQFATFNFDGFVEQLYPALICGASVVVRGPELWGSERFYRELISNDISVVDVTTAYWFMLAKDFAEHGPRDYGRLHQFHAGGEAMPPEGLLAWQAAGLGHVTLLNTYGPTEATVTVTAHDCAPYLGATAQALPPVMPIGRVLAGRSIHLLDNSGGAVLNGAVGELMIGGELLARGYHQRPGLTAERFIPDPFGAPGSRLYRSGDLARYLADGQIEYAGRIDHQVKIRGFRIELGEVGARLLEHASVRDALVIDVDGPLGKQLVGYLVPAVADVAQASVQTQQELLAQLRTDLRSSLPDYMVPAHLIWLPELPLSPNGKLDRKALPQPDLAQLQVRYVPPYSDTECKVAAIWADVLRIEQVGLDDNFFELGGHSLLAAQALSRINSQLGIDMPIRLIFETPVLRAFAQALEGAGQALTEEGLAGIEQLMNELTEA, from the coding sequence ATGAACGCCCAAGACTCACTCAAACTGGCTCGACGCTTCATCGAGCTGCCCGCTGCCAAGCGACGGTTGTTTCTGGATGCCATGCGCGGGGAGGGCGTCGATTTCGCGCTGTTGCCGATCGCGCCTGGGGTCGAGGTTGCTGCCCGTGACGCGCTGTCATATGCCCAGCAGCGCATGTGGTTCGCCTGGCGGCTCGATGCCAAGAGTGCTGCCTACAACCTGCCCATGGCAGTCAAGCTCAAGGGGCCGATAGCGCCTGAGGCCTTGCAGCAGGCGCTGGACACCCTGGTGGCGCGACATGAATCGCTGCGCACGCTGTTTCCCGAGGTTGACGACCAGCCACGCCAACGCGTGCAGGCGCAGGCGTCGATCAGGGGCGAGATGTTGGACCTTTCCCACCTGCAGGGCGAGGCCCAGGCGCAGCAGGTCGAGGCCGCATGTGCTGCAGAGTCGGCGGCACCCTTCGACTTGGCCGCCGGGCCGCTGATGCGGGTGCGCTTGCTGCGCACCTCGGCCACCGAGCACCTGTTGCTGATCACTCTGCACCATATCATCGCCGACGGCTGGTCGCTGGGTATCCTGATCGACGAACTGGTTCGGCTTTACGATGCCGCCGTGGCCGGCCAGGCGTCAGCACTTGCGCCGCTGGCCATCCAGTATCGCGATTTCGCCCTGTGGCAGCGCAGCTGGCTGGAAGCCGGCGAGCAGGCGCGCCAGCTGGAGTACTGGTTGGATCATCTGGGCAACGACCACCCCGTGTTGCAATTGCCGAGCGATCACCTGCGTCCGGCGCTGCCCAGCTACCGTGGCGAACGCCTGGAGCTGCAAATCGATGCAGCGTTGGCCCAGCGCCTGCAGGCCCTGGCCAGGCGGCACAACGTCACGCTGTTCGTGGTGCTGCTGGCCGCTTTCAAGACCTTGTTGTACCGCTACAGCGGCCAGTCGCGGGTACGCGTCGGTGTGCCGATCGCCAACCGCAACCGCAGTGAAGTGGAGGGGCTGATCGGTTGCTTCATCAATACCCAGGTGCTGCAGACCGACATCGATCCGACTCAGGGTGGTGCGCACCTGCTGAGCCAGGTCAAAGCCTGTGCGGCGCAGGCGCAATCGCACCAGGACGTGCCGTTCGACCAGCTGGTGGAAGCGCTGGGCCTGGAGCGCACCGGGGGCGTGAGCCCGCTGTTCCAGGTGCTTTTCAACCATCAGTCGATGGTCACCGACGTCGCCACTGTGCGCACCGCCTCGGGCCTTGAGCTGGAAAAACTCGAGCTGCGCAAGAGCACTGCACGCTTCGACCTTACCCTGGACACCGTGGAGGTTGCCGGGCAGCTTCGCGCCGCCTTCACCTTTGCCCTTGACCTGTTCGAGCGCGACACCGTCGAGGCCATGGGGCGTGATTGGCTGAGCCTGCTGGCCGCCCTCAGCCGCGATGACGTCGCTGCGCTGGGTGACTGGCCGCTGGCGGGCGCACCTGTTGCCGCACCGCAGGTGCTGCCTTATGCCGGCCCGTTGCTGCACCAGCGCGTGACGGCCTTTGCCAAGGCGCAGCCGCAGCGCATCGCCGTTGTCAGTGCCGATGGCTCGCTCAGTTACGGCGAGCTCGACGCGCGCGCCGATCAGCTGTGTGCCCAGCTGCAAGCGCACGGTGTGGTCGCCGATCAGCCGGTGGGCCTGATCGCCGAGCGCTCGGTGAACCTGTTGGTTGGCCTGCTGGCGATTCTCAAGGCCGGGGGGGCGTATGTACCGCTGGAGCCGGGTCAGCCGCAGCAGCGAATGGCATTCATGCTGCGTGACGCACAGATCAAGGTCTTGCTCAGGGCCGAGGACGAGCCTGGCCCGGCCATCGGGGGCGTACAGTGCCTGGCGCTGAACGCGGCAGGTGGCGAGGCAGGGGTGCCCGTGGCGGTTCACTCCGGCAACCTGGCTTATGTGATCTACACCTCGGGCACCACCGGTATGCCCAAGGGGGTCGCGGTGTCTCATGGGGCGCTGGCCAATTACCTTGAAGGCTTGTCCGAGCGGATTGCCCTTGGCGATCTGGAACACTTCGCCATGGTCTCCACGCCTGCCGCCGACCTTGGGCATACCATGCTGTTTGGCGCGCTCTGGGCCGGCAAGACGGTACATCTGCTGCAGCGCGAGGCGGTGCTCGATGCCGACGGTTTCGCCGCCTACCTGTCGGCAAACCACGTCGATGCGCTGAAAATCGTGCCTTCGCACCTGGGTGCGCTGCTCGATGCCTGCGCCGATGCCAGCGTGCTGCCGCAGCGTTGCCTGGTGCTTGGCGGCGAGGCCTGCCCGCCGGCACTGCTGGCGCGTATCGGCACCTTGCGCCCGGGCCTGAAGGTCTTGAACCATTACGGGCCGACCGAAACCACGGTAGGCGTGCTCACCGCCGAACTGGCGGCTGGCGAGGTAACGCATCTGGGCAGCCCGTTGCGCAACAGCCGAGTGCAGGTGCTCGACGCCACGCTGCAGGCGGTGCCCGGTATGGCCAAAGGCGAGCTGTGCATCGCCGGGGCCGGCCTGGCCCGTGGTTACCTCGCACGCCCTGGGTTGACCGCTGAGCGTTTCGTGCCTGATGCCCACGGCGAGCCTGGGGCGCGTCTGTACCGCACCGGCGATGTGGTGCAGCGTGATCGCCAAGGCCGCCTGTTGTACCTGGGGCGCGTCGATCACCAGCTGAAGATACGCGGCTACCGCGTCGAGCCGGGGGAGATCGAGGCGTGCCTGCAAGGCCTGCCGGATGTGGACAAGGCGGTGGTGCGTGCCACCGGCCAGGATGGCAGTTTGCAGCTGCTGGCCTACCTGGTGGCGCCGCGGCTGCTGGCCCGCGAGCGTGATGCCGAGGCGGCACAGGAGGCCGTGCAGCAAGCGCTGAAGTTGCACGTGCAGGCGCACATGGTGCCAGCCCGCGTGTTGTTCCTCGACAGCCTGCCATTGACTGCCAACGGCAAGGTTGACCTGGCCAGATTGCCGCTGCCGGACCAACAACACCCGGTGGCCAGCCACACACCGGCTCAGACGCCACTGCAGATCGACCTGGCCAACCTTTGGCAGGAAGTGCTGGGCTGTCCGCAGGTCGGCTTGGACGACAACTTCTTTGCCCTGGGTGGGCACTCGCTCATGGCCACCCAGATCGTCTCGCGCGCACGCCGACAACTGGGCCTGGATATCCCGTTGCGCCTGCTGTTCGATACGGCCGACCTGCGCAGCTTCAGCCACAGGGTCAGCCAACTGGGCGAGGTGGCCGATGCACCGATCCAGGTGCTCGACCGCCAGGCTTGGTTGCCGGTGTCCCATGCCCAGTACCGCCAGTGGCTGTTCTGGAAAATCCATCCGCACAGCTCGGCCTACCACACGCCGATGGCCGTGCGCATCACCGGTGCCCTGGACCGTGAAGCGCTGGCCCAAGCGTTTTCGGCGCTGGTGTCACGGCATGAATCATTGCGTACCTGTTTCGAAGAGCAGCAAGGTGTGCCTGGCTTGCGCGTCCACGCCAATCTCGCGGTCACCCTTGAGCAGCAGCAGGCGCAAGCCTTTGACCCCGCGCAACTGTTGCAGCAGTTGCAGGCCGACATCCAGCAGCCATTCGACCTTGCCAACGGGCCGCTGATTCGCATGAAGCTGTATCAGCGTGGCGAGCAGGAGCACCTACTGCTCGTGACCCTGCACCACATCGTCTCCGACGGCTGGTCGATGGGCGTGATGGTGCGCGAGTGCATTGCCGTCTACAACCACCATGCCGCAGGGGCAGCGCAGCCTGATTTCGCGCCTTTGCCGGTGCAATACGCCGACTATGCCAGCTGGCAACGCGAGCGCCTGAGCGAAGGCCAGATGCAAGCCCAGCTCGGCTACTGGCAGGCGCACCTGGAAGATGATTTCGCAGTGCTGCAGTTACCTGCCGACCGCCCACGGCCCGAGCTGCAAAGCTATCGGGGCGGACGTCTGGACGTGCGCCTGCCCGCGCAGTTGACGGCGGACCTGCGGCGCCTGGCAGTGCGCTGCAACGCCACGCTGTTCCACGTCTTCCTAGCCTCGTTCGGCCTGCTGCTGGCGCGCTACAGCGGCAACGAGAAGATCAACATCGGCGTGCCCATGACCAACCGCAATCGCCTGGAGCTCGAAGGGTTGATCGGGTTCTTCGTCAACACCGTGGTGCTGCGGCTGAGTGTGGACTACAGCGTCAGTTTCGAGCAGTTGCTGGCCCATACCAAAGAAATCAGCCTGCAGGCCCAGGCCAACAAGGACCTGCCATTCGACGCTCTGGTCGAGGCGCTGCAGCCAGAGCGCGGCATGGGTTACAACCCGTTGTTCCAGGTGATGTACAACCACTTGCGCGATCTGGGTGAGCAGGTGACCGGGCAAAGCTTGAATGGCCTGCAGGTAGAGGAGGTGGACCTTGACGAAGGCACCGCGCAGTTCGATCTCTCGCTCGACACCGTGGAGCGCTCCGACGGCGTGTTGGCGACCTTCACCTATGCCGTCGACCTGTTCGACCCCTCACGCATACAGCGTATGGCCACGCACTGGCTGAACCTGCTGCAAGCGCTGTGTGCCCAGCCGCACGTCTGCGTTGATCGCCTGGCCCTGGCCACGGCCGACGAGCGCCGTCTGGTCGAGAGAGACTGGTGCCAGGGGCCTGCAGAGCAATTGAGCGATACTGCCGTGGCCCGCCAGTTCGAAGCGCAAGTGCTGCGCGCACCGGATGCCGTGGCTGTCATCCATGAAGGCCAGGCCTGGAGCTATGCCGAACTCAACCGGCGCGCCAACCGCCTGGCCCATCGCCTGCAAGCGCTCGGCGCCGGGCCTGAGGTGCTGATCGGTGTGGCCCTGGAGCGTGGCCTGGGGATGGTCGCGGGCTTGCTGGCGATCCTCAAGGTGGGCGCTGCCTATGTGCCGCTGGACCCTGACTACCCGGCCGAACGCCTGGCCTACATGATCGAGGACAGCGGCCTGGCCTTGCTGCTGACCCAGGCCAGCCTGAGTGAGCAGCTGGCGGTGCCTGCCTGCGTCACGCAGGTGTGCCTCGACGCGCTGCTCGAAGACGGTGACGCTTCCAACCCGCAGGTCGCCATCGACCCTGCCACGCTGGCCTACGTCATGTACACCTCGGGCTCCACCGGGCGGCCCAAGGGTGTGGCGATCACCCAGGGCGCACTGAGCCAGCATGCCCAGGTGTCGCTGGGCTTCTTCAACCTCAAGCCCAGCGATCGCATCCTGCAGTTCGCCACCTTCAACTTCGACGGCTTCGTCGAGCAGCTGTACCCGGCGCTGATCTGCGGCGCTTCGGTGGTGGTCCGCGGGCCGGAGTTGTGGGGCAGTGAGCGGTTCTACCGCGAACTGATCAGCAATGACATCAGCGTGGTAGATGTGACCACCGCCTACTGGTTCATGCTGGCCAAGGACTTTGCCGAGCACGGCCCTCGCGACTACGGCCGCCTGCACCAGTTTCACGCCGGCGGCGAAGCCATGCCGCCGGAGGGCTTGCTCGCCTGGCAGGCGGCGGGCCTTGGCCATGTAACGCTGCTCAATACCTACGGCCCGACTGAGGCGACCGTCACGGTTACCGCCCACGACTGCGCGCCTTACCTAGGTGCCACGGCGCAGGCGCTGCCACCGGTGATGCCGATCGGCCGGGTGCTGGCCGGGCGCAGCATCCACCTGCTGGATAACAGCGGCGGTGCTGTGCTCAATGGCGCGGTCGGCGAACTGATGATCGGCGGCGAACTGCTCGCCAGGGGCTACCACCAGCGCCCTGGCCTGACCGCTGAGCGCTTCATCCCCGACCCGTTCGGCGCCCCCGGCAGCCGCCTCTATCGCTCCGGCGACCTGGCGCGCTACCTCGCCGATGGGCAGATCGAATATGCCGGGCGCATCGACCATCAGGTGAAGATTCGCGGCTTCCGCATCGAGCTGGGAGAAGTCGGCGCGCGCCTGCTGGAGCACGCCAGCGTACGTGATGCCCTGGTCATCGACGTCGATGGGCCGCTGGGCAAGCAACTGGTTGGCTACCTGGTGCCTGCGGTGGCAGACGTCGCCCAGGCCAGCGTGCAAACGCAACAGGAGCTTCTGGCGCAGTTGCGCACCGACCTTCGCAGCAGCCTGCCGGACTACATGGTGCCTGCCCACCTCATATGGTTGCCCGAGCTGCCCCTGAGCCCGAACGGCAAGCTGGACCGCAAGGCGCTGCCGCAACCCGATCTGGCCCAGCTTCAGGTGCGCTATGTGCCGCCGTACAGCGATACCGAATGCAAGGTCGCAGCGATCTGGGCCGATGTCCTGCGCATCGAGCAGGTCGGGCTGGACGACAACTTCTTTGAACTGGGTGGTCACTCGCTGCTGGCGGCCCAGGCCCTCTCACGTATCAACAGCCAACTGGGCATCGATATGCCGATCCGTCTCATCTTCGAAACACCGGTTCTGCGGGCCTTTGCCCAGGCGCTGGAAGGCGCGGGCCAGGCCCTGACCGAAGAAGGCCTCGCCGGTATCGAACAACTGATGAATGAATTGACTGAGGCTTGA